The Lycium barbarum isolate Lr01 chromosome 9, ASM1917538v2, whole genome shotgun sequence genome has a segment encoding these proteins:
- the LOC132611934 gene encoding uncharacterized protein LOC132611934: MRRTASQNNLEEFDPEPERTFNRHRRDLNLLQNPQAVAELLVVMANNLPAKVREVVVPRVADVTSSIVKPTIEGHFELKHPMIQLLHSRGQFMGMSHEDPQHHIHTFLQIVDTFATGRVTKEYERLTLFPFSLLGNESNCLLAEPANSITTWDDLATKFLTRFFPPAKTARLRREIMSFRQKNGENLYQAWERFKGILRDCLHHHQTNEVLAHTFIESLDTQHKSSLDTAAGGQSLDLSYEELFTLLNRFTQSTPDWRDDAVQQAITFCDVCGEGHNSDECPANPASIYFVGNAGKEQGNNTQYGNSYNPNWRNDPNFRWSDNSGNQKQNYQLAPAPQAPTNSIEEMMKKMMGDMQKMMIDQQKLIADNQNSDLAEVTSKKTGRVEAEKEKIATETSEKKKAVEAPVAKQPHAVVAKPPPPFPQRLGIPKYAKYIKDIVANKSRFTEYATVALTEECTSRIQNKFPTKLKNPRSFTIEISIRTQVVARALCYLGASINLMPSSIFRKLGLGVPRPTTIVLQLADRSLARPEGIIEDVLVQVGSLIIPADFMILDFEPEPEVPFILGRPFLATGRSLIDVAAGQLTMRVHDKVEVFNVYQALKMPAIYKELSAITVLNDDTRRLLITSHDPLEKALVGDDIFGDTAVFEIV, encoded by the exons ATGCGAAGGACTGCGAGTCAAAACAATCTTGAGGAATTCGATCCTGAGCCTGAACGTACTTTCAATCGGCACAGGAGAGATTTGAATTTATTGCAGAACCCGCAGGCTGTCGCAGAATTACTTGTGGTCATGGCTAATAATCTACCGGCGAAAGTGAGAGAGGTTGTAGTGCCTCGTGTGGCGGATGTCACTTCAAGCATTGTCAAGCCCACCATCGAAGGGCATTTTGAGTTGAAGCATCCTATGATTCAACTACTTCACTCTCGTGGGCAATTCATGGGAATGTCACATGAGGATCCTCAGCATCACATCCATACTTTTCTGCAGATTGTCGATACTTTTGCTACTGGAAGGGTCACTAAAGAATATGAGCGACTAACACTGTTCCCCTTCTCTCTATTGGGGAATGAAAGTAACTGCTTATTAGCAGAGCCCGCCAATTCTATCACTACGTGGGATGACTTGGCGACGAAATTCTTGACAAGGTTCTTTCCACCAGCAAAGACTGCTCGCCTCCGAAGGGAGATCATGTCATTCAGGCAGAAAAATGGAGAAAATTTGTATCAAGCCTGGGAGAGGTTTAAGGGTATTCTTAGAGATTGTCTGCACCACCATCAGACGAATGAAGTTCTGGCACACACATTTATTGAGAGTCTGGATACCCAACATAAGTCATCACTAGACACTGCTGCAGGAGGGCAGTCTCTTGATCTAAGCTATGAAGAACTATTCACATTATTAAACAGGTTTACTCAGAGCACTCCAGACTGGCGGGATGATGCAG TGCAGCAAGCCATAACGTTTTGTGATGTCTGCGGAGAGGGTCACAACAGTGATGAATGCCCTGCAAATCCCGCATCCATATACTTTGTGGGTAATGCAGGAAAGGAGCAAGGAAACAACACTCAATACGGAAATTCCTACAACCCAAATTGGAGGAACGACCCGAATTTCAGGTGGAGTGACAACTCAGGTAATCAGAAGCAGAACTATCAGTTAGCACCTGCTCCTCAAGCTCCCACAAACAGTATCGAAGAGATGATGAAAAAGATGATGGGTGACATGCAGAAGATGATGATAGACCAGCAGAAGTTGATAGCAGATAATCAGAATAGCGATTTGGCT GAAGTGACTTCAAAGAAAACTGGTCGAGTAGAGGCTGAAAAAGAGAAGATTGCCACAGAAACAAGTGAAAAAAAGAAGGCAGTCGAGGCACCAGTGGCAAAGCAGCCACATGCCGTGGTTGCAAAGCCACCGCCTCCATTCCCTCAACGTCTG GGTATTCCAAAGTATGCTAAGTACATCAAAGATATTGTTGCAAACAAGAGCCGTTTCACAGAGTATGCCACggttgcacttactgaggagtgcactTCTCGTATTCAGAACAAGTTTCCCACAAAATTGAAGAATCCCAGAAGTTTCACTATTGAGATTTCTATTAGGACACAGGTTGTTGCTCGAGCACTTTGTTACCTAGGTGCAAGTATAAATCTGATGCCTTCGTCTATCTTCCGGAAGCTAGGTTTGGGAGTGCCCAGACCAACCACTATAGTTCTTCAGCTGGCAGACAGATCGTTAGCAAGACCCGAAGGCATTATTGAAGATGTATTGGTACAAGTAGGGTCGTTGATAATTCCTGCTGACTTTATGATATTGGATTTCGAGCCAGAGCCGGAAGTCCCATTTATTTTAGGGCGTCCGTTCTTAGCCACAGGGAGATCACTTATTGATGTAGCTGCTGGGCAGCTTACCATGCGAGTACATGATAAAGTAGAGGTCTTCAATGTATACCAAGCTCTGAAGATGCCTGCAATCTATAAGGAGTTGTCCGCCATTACTGTTCTGAATGATGATACACGAAGGCTACTCATCACTTCTCATGATCCATTGGAGAAAGCCTTGGTGGGTGATGATATTTTTGGTGACACGGCGGTGTTTGAGATAGTGTAG